From Rhodopseudomonas palustris:
CTGCGCCTTCTGGAAGTCGCGATTGATGAAGCCGTAATAGGTTTCGCGCGGAACGTTGACGCTGGTCGAGGGCTTCCGCAGCGTGGTGTTGTAGGGCACGCCGAAATCCGGCAGGCCGTCGAGATCGGTGTGGACGTAGTTCGCGGTGACCTTGACGGCGTCGGTCGGCGTCCACTTCACCGCGGCGAGCGTGCCCCAGCGGTCGTCGGTGACGTAGTTTCGCCCGGCGACGCGGGCGTCCTGGTACAAACCGTCGAACCGCACCGCGAGCGTCGGGCTGATCACCTGGTTGACGTCGACGGTGACCCGCTTGGTGGCGTCGGTGCCGAAGGTGGTCTCGGCCTTGGTGAAATTGCCGGCGGTGGTGGCCTGCTTGGTGACGATGTTGATGGCGCCGCCGGCGGTGCCGCGGCCGGCCATGGTCGAGGCCGGGCCGCGCAGGATCTCGACCTGCTCGGTGAAGAAATTCTCGCGGATCGAGATCGCCGGATCGCGGATGCCGTCGATGAAGACGTCGTTGCGGGCGTCGAAGCCGCGGATGAAGAAGCGATCGCCGAAGGCGTTGCCGCCCTCCCCGGTGCCGAGCGTGACGCCGGCGGTGGAGCGTGCGATGTCGCGCAGCGAGGTGGCGTTCTTGTCTTCCAGGATCTCTTTGCTCAGCACGGTCACGGTGCGCGGCGTGTTCAGCAGCGGCTCGGTGAACTTGGTGCCCGACAGCCGGTCGACCTTGTAGGGCGCGTCCGCGTCGGCATAGGGGTTGCGATCCGCCAACAGCACGCCGGCATTCGGGAACGGCACCGGCGCCACCTGAGCCGGCTGAGCCCGCCGCGCCGCGCGACGCAGCGCGGTGCGGGCACGGACCTGGTCGGGCGTCGGCTTCGCCGCCGGACGCGGCCGCGCCACCGGGGCGTCGACGGTGACGGCCGGCAGGTTGGACTGCTGCGCCTCGGCGCCGCCGATCGACGCCACCGCGATCATGCCGGCGACGGCTGACACCTTGCGGCCGTAGTGATTGTCGAGTTCGTCGTTGAAAGTGCGGATCGACGCTTCCGCCCGCAACGACCTCGGCGCCTTTGCCCCATTCATGTTGCCCATCGCCCCCGAAAAGTGCAGTTGCTAATTACCTGCAGCTTCCCGTGGTATCGGCCGCCATTTTGAGGGTCAACTTGCGCGCGCCTTTGACGCATTGGAATCACTCAAGATCAAAATGGTTCTAAACAAACACCTCCGCAAACATCCGGAGGCGACCGGCCGAATGTTCGGGATATGCCGAGAAGACAAGCATTTGCGCAATTCTTGCGCGTCGGCATCCGGTATGCGGATAGTGACGTCTGGCGTCACTCGGACGGCGGACTCGGCGGCTTCATCAGCGAGAACAATTCGTCGACGGTCTGCTGCGCGCTCACGCGGACGCGGTCGGCATCCAGGGCTCCGCCGATTCTGATTCCGCTCACCACCGCGCGGATCTCGTCGCGAAATTCGCTGAGGAAGCGCAGCGGGTCGGGTTGATCATTGGCGACCCGCGCGATCAGACCGGTGATCAGAATCTGGCACGCGATCATTCGCCCGTTCAGCTCTTCCATTCAGCGCTCCGAGGGCCGTGGCGACGAGACGGCCACCACCGCTGCAGCGGATATGGCCGAGCGCGACCTCGCTGACAATTGGAAGAGTTCTCAACTGGACCGGCCGCCACGGTCGGCCGAGGTCGCCCGGGTGGCAGAGGGAGGCGCCCGGCCTCTGCACAGCCGAGCCGGCATTCGCCATCAGGAAGCCCTTGCGGGGACCGGCCGAGCCCGTTAGAAGTCGCCCCACATCCGAGGCGCCCGGCCAGATCGATTCAGCCCGCGCCCCGGCACCAGCGTAAATGCCTGATTCAATTCTGGCATTTTCCGGTGGGGAATGGTGTAACGGTAGCACAACAGACTCTGACTCTGTTTGTCTAGGTTCGAATCCTAGTTCCCCAGCCATTCCGGACCCCGCAGCAATCTCGACGAATTCATCACCGCCGGCCGTCGCCGCGATGGGGTTGTGGCGATTTTCGCGACATCACCGCGTGCCGGCCGCCAAGTTTGCTGCGCCCCACGCTCCGTGACCGCCGGCTCGCCCCCAGCGCAATCACCCGCTCTCGCTACAGCTCCGACAGATCGCTCGGCACATCGCCGAATGCCTTGAGCAGCACTGCGTCGTGAAATTCGCCGATCAGCGGATCGCCGGTCCGGCTGAACGCGACCGCGCCGGCATTGCCGCTGGTCCGCGCGAGCACCTCGGCTCTGCGGATGGCCGCGGATGCGCTCTGGCACTCCGCCGGCTCACCGGGCACCGCACCCTCGTCCGACGCGGTGAAGGGCAGCGCGACGTAGTAGGTGACATCGGCCATCGAATCGCCTTCCGAGCCTGACTTCGCAACAAAATTGTTCTCATTTTGTTCTTGACGAGTCAAGCGGCGCGCGAGGCCGACGCGGTCCGCGGCGAAGCGACGAGACGCGCGGTGCCGGCCTCAGTGCTGCTTCGCCGTCCCCGCCTCCAGCTCGGCCGCGAGCGCCAGCAGATCCTCGTCGCAATTGCGGCCGCCGATCAGCGACAGGCCGATCGGGCAGTCGTCGAGCGTGGCGAGCGGCAGCGACAGTTGCGGCAGGCCGGAATGGCCGGCGGGACAGAGCAGTTCGAGCGAGCGGGCGCGGAAGGTTTCGAGCGCCTCGCCCGAGCTGCCGCGCAGCGGCGCGATGCCGGGCGCGGTCGGCGCGATCAGCACGGCGTCGTCCTGCAGCAGCGTCCGCATCTTCGCCGCGATGGTTTCGCGCAGCGCTTTCGCCGCGACGACTTCGGCCGGATCGAGCACCGCGGCGGCGGCGAAGCGCTCCTTGACGCCCGGACCGAACGCCGGCTTCACCGCGTTGACCCAGTCGCCATGCGCGGCCCAGGCTTCGGCGGATTGCAGCACGCGAAACGCGTTGCGCCATGCCGCGCGTTCGTCGCCAGCGACTTCAACCGGCTCCGGCTCACCCAGCAATCCGCTTAGCCGGGCGAGCCCCGGCTGCAGCGCCGCGACGACGCGCGGCTCGAGCGCGTCGAACAGATCGCGCGCGATCAGCACGCGCTTGGGACGGCGCGGCGCGCGGACGCCGTCGAGCAGCACCTGCCCGACCCGGGCCATCAACGCAGCGTTGCGCGAAAACCAGCCGACGGTGTCGTAACTCGGCGCCAGCGGCACCGCGCCGTCGAGCGGAATCCGCCCATGCGTGGTGCGGATGCCGTAGACGCCGCAATAGCTCGCCGGCAGCCGCACCGAGCCGCCGGTGTCCGAGCCGATCGCGAAATCCACCAGGCCGCCGGCGGTTGCCGCGGCCGATCCGCTCGACGAGCCGCCGGGAATCCGCCCCGGCGCGGCCGGATTGATCGGCGTGCCGTAATGCGCGTTCTCGCCGTTGAGGCTCCACGCCATCTCGTCGGTGTGGGTCTTGCCGACCATGGTGCCGCCGGCGGCGAACAGCCGGTCGACCACGGGCGATGACTGTGTCGGCACCGGATGGGTCGCCAGCCATTCCGGGCTGCCGGCGCCGGTCGGCAGACCCGCGACGTCGAAGAAATCCTTCACCGCGAAGCTCAGCCCGGCCAGCGCGCCGCCGTCCTGTGTCCGCCGATCGCCCCGGCCATAAGTACAGAACGCGTTCAGATTGTCGTCGACCGGCATCACCATCTCCGTGAGTTTCTTGTTGTCGCCGCGCGGCGAGATCAGCTCGGTTTGTGCAGGATCGCGGCGGGTTTGTCGAATGTCCGCACGCCGCGCTTGAGCCCGAACAGCGGCTGCGCGATCTCGCACACCGCCTGCGCCTTGGTGGCGCAATCCAGCACCACGAGATCGGCCGGATGGCCGACGGCGATGCCGTAATCCGCGCGGTTGATCAGCTTCGCCGAGCCCGACGTCACCATGTCGAGGCAGAAGGTGAGATCGGCGGTCGCCGCGACCTGGGTGACGTTGGCGTAGAGATTGATCATCCGGATCAGCGAGCAGTCGCCGAACGGCGTGAACGGGTTGAGCACGTTGTTGGTCGAGATGCTGCAGTTCACACCCTGCGCGCGCAGCTTGTGCGCCGGCGTCACGCCGCGCGGCACGTTGTACTCGGCGTCGCGGCCGGTGAGAAACAGGTCTGTCGCCGGCAGCACGGTGACGGCGACGCCGGCGTCCGCAAGCCGCTTCGCCGCGGCATCGAACGCGGCCTTCGGCATCGCCGACAGCTTGGTGACGTGGCCGATCGCGACGCGGCCGCCCCAGCCGGTGGCGTCCGCCATCCGGCACACTTCGTCGAGATCGAGATGCGCCGGATCGAGCCCGAAATCGAGATGGAAGTCGATATCGACGTCGAACTCCTTCGCCATCTCGAAGATCCGGCCGATCTGGCCGTGCGAATCCTTGTCCATATAGGGCGCGCCGCCGACCACGTCGGCGCCCTCGCGCAGCGCCTGCAGCATCACCGCGTCGCAGCCGGGATCGTCGAGCAGCCCCTCCTGCGGAAACACGCAGAGCTGCAGATCGATCGCCCATGAATAGTCCAGCTTCAACTGCTTCAGCGCGCGGAAGCTGGTGAGGCCGACCCGCGGGTCCACCTCGACATGGGTGCGCATCTGATTGGTGCCGTTCTTGATCGCCTTTTCCAGCGTCTGCGAGGCGCGCTGATACACGTCCTCCTCGGTGAAGCCGCGCTTGGCCTTGACGACTTCGGCGATGGCTTCATCCAGCGTGCCCTTCTCGCAGTTGCAGCGGCCGAGCAGGCAGGATTTGTCGAGATGGATGTGGGTTTCGACGAAGCCCGGCACGATGAGCCGACCGCCGCAATCGTGCTCCGGCGCGCCGGTCGCCGGCAGCCCCGCCTCGATCGCGGCGAAGCGTCCGGCCTTGATGCCGATGTCGAGCGCCGTCTCGGGACGATCGACGACGGCGGCGTTGCGGAGAATGAGATCGAACGTCACGGAAGGACTCCTGAACAAGAACGGGCGCGCGTCACTGCGCAGCTTCGGCATGGCCCAGATAAGCGGCCTCGACCTCGGGATCGCTGGCGAGCGCGGCGGCGCTGTCGTCGCGCACGATCGTGCCGCTATCAATCACATAGCCGCGGTCGGCCACCGCGAGCGCCAGCACGGCGATCTGGTCGACCAGCAGGATGGTGATGCCCTCGTCACGCAGATCGGCGAGCACGTCGTAGAGTTCGTTGATCATCGCCGGCGCGAGCCCCAGCGACGGCTCGTCGAGCAGCAGGATGCGGGGCTTCGCCATCATGCCACGCGCGATCGCCAGCATCTGCTGTTCGCCGCCGGACAACAGCCCTGCCCGGCTGTTCAGCCGCTCGCGCAGCCGCGGAAACCGCGTCAGCACGGCTTCGATCTCGGCGGCGTAATCGACGTTGGTCCGCGTGTTGGCGCCGAGTTCGAGATTGTCGTAGACGCTGAGTTCGGGAAACACCTGCCGGCCTTCCGGCACCAGCGCGAGACCGCGCGCGGCGATGCGATGCGCCTCGCTGGTTTCGATGCGCTGATCGTCGAGGATGACGTCGCCCTGCACCGGACGCAGCAGGCCGGCGAGCGCGCGCATCATCGTCGATTTGCCGGCGCCGTTGGCGCCGATCAGCGCCACCATCTCGCCGGGCCGCACCTGCAGATTGACCTTTTGCAGCACCGGCGCCGCGCCGTAGCCGGCGACCAGATTGATGACGTCCAGCACAGCGTCGCGCGAGCCGTCCCACGGCTCGTCGCGGCCGCGCGCGCGCATCTCGGCGGCGCCGAGATAGGCGGCGAGCACCTTCGGATCGCGGCGGATGACGTTGGCGGTGCCGGCCGCGATCGGCGTGCCGGCGTCGAGCACCACGACGTGGTCGGAGATTCCCATCACCAGCCGCATGTCGTGCTCGACCAGAATGACCGCGATGCCGAGATCGGCGATCCGGCGCAGCAGGCCGCT
This genomic window contains:
- a CDS encoding amidohydrolase family protein, with the protein product MTFDLILRNAAVVDRPETALDIGIKAGRFAAIEAGLPATGAPEHDCGGRLIVPGFVETHIHLDKSCLLGRCNCEKGTLDEAIAEVVKAKRGFTEEDVYQRASQTLEKAIKNGTNQMRTHVEVDPRVGLTSFRALKQLKLDYSWAIDLQLCVFPQEGLLDDPGCDAVMLQALREGADVVGGAPYMDKDSHGQIGRIFEMAKEFDVDIDFHLDFGLDPAHLDLDEVCRMADATGWGGRVAIGHVTKLSAMPKAAFDAAAKRLADAGVAVTVLPATDLFLTGRDAEYNVPRGVTPAHKLRAQGVNCSISTNNVLNPFTPFGDCSLIRMINLYANVTQVAATADLTFCLDMVTSGSAKLINRADYGIAVGHPADLVVLDCATKAQAVCEIAQPLFGLKRGVRTFDKPAAILHKPS
- a CDS encoding amidase, which encodes MPVDDNLNAFCTYGRGDRRTQDGGALAGLSFAVKDFFDVAGLPTGAGSPEWLATHPVPTQSSPVVDRLFAAGGTMVGKTHTDEMAWSLNGENAHYGTPINPAAPGRIPGGSSSGSAAATAGGLVDFAIGSDTGGSVRLPASYCGVYGIRTTHGRIPLDGAVPLAPSYDTVGWFSRNAALMARVGQVLLDGVRAPRRPKRVLIARDLFDALEPRVVAALQPGLARLSGLLGEPEPVEVAGDERAAWRNAFRVLQSAEAWAAHGDWVNAVKPAFGPGVKERFAAAAVLDPAEVVAAKALRETIAAKMRTLLQDDAVLIAPTAPGIAPLRGSSGEALETFRARSLELLCPAGHSGLPQLSLPLATLDDCPIGLSLIGGRNCDEDLLALAAELEAGTAKQH